In Pseudomonas sp. R76, one genomic interval encodes:
- a CDS encoding ATP phosphoribosyltransferase regulatory subunit — protein MATVDRWLLPDGIEEVLPPEAARIEVARRQVLDLFQSWGYEFVVTPHIEYLESLLTGAGQDLDLRTFKVIDPQSGRQMGFRADITPQVARIDAHTLRREGPSRLCYAGSVLHAQPRALSSSRSPIQLGAELYGDASPSSDVEVISLMLAMLQLADVPDVHMDLGHVGIYRGLARAAGLSGEVEQQLFDALQRKAIDEVIALTAGVPADLADMLRALVNLCGGREVLVAARERLANAPAPVLAALDDVLAIAERLSARFPELPLYFDLGELRGYHYHTGVVFAVFVPGVGQAIAQGGRYDDIGADFGRARPATGFSTDLKTLVTLGRAEVELPSGGIWMPDSTDAALWQQVCQLRSEGQRVVQALPGQPLAAARDADCDRQLILQNGLWQVSPLAS, from the coding sequence ATGGCAACGGTAGACCGCTGGCTGCTGCCAGATGGCATCGAAGAAGTACTGCCACCAGAAGCTGCGCGCATTGAAGTAGCGCGTCGCCAGGTGTTGGATCTGTTCCAGAGCTGGGGTTACGAGTTTGTCGTGACCCCGCATATCGAGTACCTGGAATCCCTGCTGACCGGCGCGGGCCAGGACCTGGATCTGCGCACCTTCAAGGTCATCGACCCGCAATCGGGCCGGCAAATGGGCTTTCGTGCCGACATCACGCCGCAAGTGGCGCGTATCGATGCGCACACCCTGCGTCGCGAAGGCCCGAGCCGTCTGTGCTATGCCGGCAGCGTGCTGCATGCCCAGCCGCGAGCCTTGTCGTCTTCTCGTAGCCCGATCCAGTTGGGCGCCGAGCTGTACGGCGATGCCAGCCCGAGCAGCGACGTAGAAGTGATCAGCTTGATGCTGGCCATGCTGCAACTGGCGGATGTGCCGGATGTGCACATGGACCTGGGCCATGTGGGTATCTACCGTGGCCTGGCCCGTGCGGCCGGTTTGTCCGGTGAAGTGGAGCAACAATTGTTCGATGCCCTGCAGCGCAAGGCCATCGATGAAGTCATCGCCCTGACCGCTGGCGTGCCTGCCGATCTGGCTGACATGTTGCGCGCACTGGTGAACCTGTGCGGCGGCCGTGAAGTGCTGGTGGCTGCACGTGAGCGTCTGGCCAATGCGCCGGCGCCAGTTTTGGCCGCGCTGGATGACGTATTGGCGATTGCCGAGCGTTTGTCGGCGCGGTTCCCGGAGTTGCCGCTGTATTTCGACCTGGGTGAATTGCGCGGCTACCACTACCACACCGGTGTGGTGTTCGCGGTGTTTGTACCGGGTGTTGGCCAGGCCATCGCCCAAGGCGGTCGTTATGACGATATCGGCGCTGACTTCGGTCGCGCGCGTCCGGCGACTGGCTTTTCCACCGATTTGAAAACCCTGGTGACCCTGGGGCGTGCTGAGGTCGAGCTGCCGTCTGGTGGCATCTGGATGCCCGACAGTACGGACGCAGCACTCTGGCAGCAGGTTTGCCAGTTGCGCAGTGAGGGTCAGCGTGTTGTCCAGGCGTTGCCTGGCCAGCCATTGGCCGCCGCCCGTGATGCGGACTGCGACCGGCAATTGATTCTGCAGAACGGGCTTTGGCAAGTATCGCCACTGGCTTCTTGA
- a CDS encoding adenylosuccinate synthase, producing MGKNVVVLGTQWGDEGKGKIVDLLTEHAAAVVRYQGGHNAGHTLVIDGEKTVLHLIPSGVLREGVQCLIGNGVVVAPDALLREITKLEEKGVPVRERLRISPSCPLILSFHVALDQAREKARGELKIGTTGRGIGPAYEDKVARRGLRVGDLLNMPRFEDKLRELVDYHNFMLVGYYKEPAIEFEKTLAECKEYAELLKPLMLDVTAELHDLRRAGKDIMFEGAQGSLLDIDHGTYPYVTSSNTTAGGVATGSGVGPMFLDYILGITKAYTTRVGSGPFPTELFDDVGAHLAKQGHEFGATTGRARRCGWFDAVILRRAIDVNSISGICLTKLDVLDGLETINICIGYKDADGKDVAPTDADSYVGLQPVYEEVPGWTESTVGAKTLEELPANARAYIKRVEELIGAPIDIISTGPDRNETIVLRHPFA from the coding sequence ATGGGTAAGAATGTCGTAGTCCTGGGCACCCAATGGGGTGATGAGGGCAAAGGCAAGATCGTTGATCTGCTGACCGAACATGCTGCCGCCGTAGTGCGCTACCAAGGTGGCCACAACGCTGGCCACACCCTTGTCATCGATGGCGAAAAAACCGTCTTGCACCTGATCCCGTCGGGCGTACTGCGCGAAGGCGTGCAGTGCCTGATCGGCAACGGTGTGGTGGTTGCACCTGACGCCCTGCTGCGTGAGATCACCAAGCTGGAAGAGAAAGGCGTACCGGTGCGTGAGCGCCTGCGTATCAGCCCGTCCTGCCCGCTGATCCTGTCCTTCCACGTTGCGCTGGACCAGGCCCGTGAAAAGGCCCGTGGCGAGCTGAAGATCGGTACGACCGGTCGCGGCATCGGCCCGGCCTACGAAGACAAGGTTGCACGTCGTGGCCTGCGTGTGGGCGACCTGCTCAACATGCCGCGCTTTGAAGACAAGCTGCGTGAACTGGTGGATTACCACAACTTCATGCTGGTCGGTTACTACAAAGAGCCGGCCATCGAGTTTGAAAAGACCCTGGCCGAGTGCAAGGAATACGCTGAGCTGCTCAAGCCGCTGATGCTCGACGTGACCGCTGAGCTGCACGACCTGCGTCGCGCCGGCAAAGACATCATGTTCGAAGGCGCCCAGGGTTCGTTGCTCGACATCGACCACGGCACCTACCCGTACGTGACCAGCTCCAACACCACCGCTGGTGGCGTGGCGACCGGTTCGGGTGTTGGCCCGATGTTCCTGGACTACATCCTGGGCATCACCAAGGCTTACACCACTCGCGTAGGTTCGGGCCCGTTCCCGACTGAGCTGTTCGACGACGTTGGCGCACACCTGGCCAAACAAGGTCACGAGTTCGGTGCTACCACTGGCCGTGCTCGTCGTTGCGGCTGGTTCGACGCCGTTATCCTGCGTCGCGCTATCGATGTGAACAGCATCTCGGGCATCTGCCTGACCAAGCTGGACGTGCTCGACGGTCTGGAAACCATCAACATCTGCATCGGCTACAAAGATGCAGACGGTAAAGATGTTGCCCCGACCGACGCTGACAGCTACGTAGGCCTGCAGCCTGTGTACGAAGAAGTGCCAGGCTGGACCGAATCGACCGTGGGCGCCAAAACCCTGGAAGAGCTGCCTGCCAATGCGCGTGCTTACATCAAGCGCGTTGAAGAGCTGATCGGCGCGCCAATCGACATTATTTCGACGGGCCCGGACCGCAACGAGACCATCGTTCTGCGTCACCCGTTCGCTTAA
- a CDS encoding methyl-accepting chemotaxis protein, whose amino-acid sequence MSAVLSLLQSRLLRPVFVTLGIALLVQVLVAVALTRSTVTALEADLGNRLGVDSQKLSGELAQAGKEVTSSLDSLSSSTRQRLTTGLSTRLKDEQKQLRATLEKDLQDSANDMAQLLASVAPRAMWDSDVPTLSEFARRAQRNPNVLFVVYDDAAGEHLTRYLNRDNPINQALLAKGQGDRALDKVLDAAKNDPSVFYVEASISPNGVEIGKVRMGVSTTAVETDLAALDKRFAALIASSDQLVGDSLKGAAADSAAAMGARLQSAQATATQMTANTTSAVQEAAGTLRWRIGMGLAIVGFGVLLLIAIVLGRRVVNRLKLLIAAMDDLAAGEGDLTKRVQISSKDEIGDMASAVNRFVDKLQPIVREAGDVAQRTGVEIGAMTLRNAGADKAAGLQRDEVAESLRALSQMADEAQAESHAMQAALQQVVDIRQATDENSRTSAEVGSLIEALAGQVQAGSQVIERLAQQSEQIEVVLTVIHGIAEQTNLLALNAAIEAARAGETGRGFAVVADEVRALASKTQSSTGDIQAHIVALQQGAREAVETISKAGRQANEGLLVLRDSVRLQQTVQASVEQVHAAIGLATRAAEHQAQGAHAVRGRVEVIHAQAERAAQAVVETTASGKVLDGLAAQLKASLGQFRA is encoded by the coding sequence GTGTCTGCCGTTCTCTCATTGTTACAAAGCCGACTGTTGCGGCCGGTGTTCGTTACCCTAGGTATCGCTCTTTTGGTGCAAGTGCTGGTGGCCGTCGCCCTGACGCGAAGCACTGTGACTGCATTGGAAGCTGATTTGGGCAACCGCCTGGGCGTCGACAGCCAGAAACTTTCCGGTGAGCTGGCGCAAGCCGGCAAGGAAGTCACCTCCAGTCTGGACAGCTTGTCTTCCAGCACACGCCAACGTCTGACCACAGGGCTCTCCACGCGTCTGAAGGACGAGCAGAAGCAACTGCGTGCGACGCTGGAAAAAGACCTGCAAGACTCTGCCAACGACATGGCACAACTGCTGGCCTCGGTGGCGCCGCGCGCCATGTGGGACAGCGACGTGCCGACGTTGTCGGAATTCGCCCGGCGTGCCCAGCGCAATCCCAACGTGTTGTTCGTGGTCTACGACGATGCCGCCGGGGAGCATCTGACCCGCTATCTGAACCGTGACAACCCGATCAACCAGGCATTGCTGGCCAAAGGTCAGGGCGACCGTGCCCTGGATAAGGTCTTGGATGCGGCGAAAAATGATCCTTCCGTGTTTTACGTCGAAGCCTCCATCAGCCCTAACGGCGTAGAGATCGGCAAAGTCCGCATGGGGGTTTCGACCACGGCGGTCGAGACAGACCTGGCGGCGCTGGACAAGCGGTTTGCAGCGCTGATTGCCAGCAGTGATCAGCTGGTGGGTGACAGCCTCAAGGGCGCGGCTGCCGACAGCGCAGCGGCCATGGGCGCGCGCCTGCAGTCTGCGCAAGCCACCGCCACGCAGATGACCGCCAATACCACCAGCGCCGTGCAGGAGGCTGCAGGCACCTTGCGCTGGCGCATCGGCATGGGGCTGGCGATTGTCGGGTTCGGTGTATTACTGCTGATCGCCATCGTGCTGGGCCGGCGTGTGGTCAATCGCCTGAAGCTGTTGATCGCGGCCATGGATGACCTGGCGGCGGGCGAGGGCGACCTCACCAAGCGCGTGCAAATCAGCAGTAAGGACGAGATCGGCGACATGGCCTCGGCGGTCAATCGCTTTGTGGATAAGTTGCAGCCCATCGTGCGTGAGGCCGGTGATGTGGCCCAGCGCACGGGCGTGGAAATCGGTGCCATGACCTTGCGCAATGCCGGGGCTGACAAGGCGGCCGGTTTGCAGCGCGATGAGGTGGCCGAGAGCCTGCGCGCGCTGTCGCAAATGGCCGATGAGGCTCAGGCCGAAAGCCATGCGATGCAGGCGGCATTGCAGCAGGTGGTGGATATTCGCCAGGCTACGGATGAAAACTCGCGCACCTCGGCGGAGGTCGGCAGCTTGATCGAGGCCTTGGCTGGGCAGGTTCAGGCCGGCTCCCAGGTCATTGAGCGCCTGGCCCAGCAAAGCGAGCAAATTGAAGTGGTGCTGACGGTGATTCATGGCATCGCCGAGCAGACCAATCTGTTGGCGCTGAACGCGGCCATCGAAGCTGCGCGGGCCGGTGAGACCGGACGTGGTTTTGCGGTGGTGGCTGACGAGGTGCGTGCGCTGGCGAGTAAAACCCAAAGCTCCACGGGTGATATCCAGGCGCATATCGTGGCGTTGCAGCAGGGCGCGCGTGAGGCGGTGGAAACCATCAGCAAAGCCGGGCGGCAAGCCAACGAAGGCTTGCTGGTGCTGCGCGACAGTGTGCGCCTGCAGCAGACGGTGCAGGCTTCGGTGGAGCAGGTGCATGCGGCGATTGGCTTGGCGACGCGTGCGGCGGAGCATCAGGCGCAAGGCGCGCATGCGGTGCGTGGCCGGGTCGAGGTGATTCATGCCCAGGCTGAGCGTGCGGCGCAGGCGGTGGTGGAGACTACGGCGAGTGGCAAGGTGCTGGATGGGTTGGCGGCGCAGCTTAAGGCGAGTTTGGGGCAGTTTCGGGCTTAG
- a CDS encoding ABC transporter permease yields MNPSRPAPALRGGFSPRRKRPSIWLLIPVLFLVCLSLLPLVYVGTKAWQAGWAEAVHLLWRPYVFGLLRNTLALMIGVTVACGVIGLSLAWLLERSNLRGRRIWGVILCLPFAVPAFVSSFTWVSLSANFEGLGGAILVMTLSKYPLVFLPVAATLRNLDPSLEESARTLGLNRWGVFFRITLPLLWPSLLAGALLIALHMLVEFGALSIIGLQTFTTAIYQQFELEFSNANAAMLSAVLLVMCLTLLWLELRVRGKGRHVRIGQGAARHAEQVKLGKWAPLGQVYCLALAIIGSGIPLGMLGYWLAVGSSAAFPVAEIGEALLSSLALSLGGAALCLALAVPVGLLVVRYKGQLAIWAERLPYLLHALPGLVIALTLVYFALHYVPALYQTSALLLIAYALLFLPLAQAPIRTALNKAAPQLEEAARTLGASSFSAFCRVTLPIIFPALGAAFALVFLDAMKELTATLLLSPTGLNTLATAVWAHTSNVEFAAAAPYAALLILVSGLPVYLLTTRMYLSR; encoded by the coding sequence ATGAACCCATCGCGCCCCGCCCCCGCCTTGCGCGGGGGTTTCAGCCCGAGGCGCAAGCGCCCTTCGATCTGGCTGCTGATTCCCGTCCTGTTCCTGGTCTGCTTGAGCCTGCTGCCCTTGGTGTATGTCGGGACTAAAGCCTGGCAAGCGGGCTGGGCGGAAGCGGTGCATCTGCTGTGGCGGCCTTATGTATTCGGGCTGCTGCGCAACACCCTGGCGCTGATGATTGGCGTGACGGTGGCTTGTGGTGTGATCGGCTTATCGCTGGCCTGGCTGCTGGAGCGCAGCAACCTGCGGGGGCGACGCATTTGGGGCGTGATCCTGTGCCTGCCGTTTGCGGTGCCGGCGTTTGTCAGCAGTTTTACCTGGGTGTCGCTGAGCGCCAACTTCGAAGGGCTGGGCGGGGCGATCCTGGTGATGACCCTGTCCAAGTACCCGCTGGTGTTTCTGCCGGTGGCGGCGACGCTGCGCAATCTTGACCCGTCCCTGGAAGAATCGGCCCGCACCTTGGGGCTGAATCGCTGGGGCGTATTTTTTCGCATCACACTGCCCTTGCTGTGGCCTTCATTACTGGCCGGGGCGCTGCTGATTGCTCTGCATATGCTGGTGGAATTCGGCGCGTTGTCGATCATCGGCCTGCAGACCTTTACTACCGCGATTTACCAGCAATTCGAATTGGAATTCAGCAATGCCAACGCCGCGATGCTCTCGGCGGTATTGCTGGTGATGTGCCTGACGCTGCTGTGGCTGGAATTGCGCGTGCGCGGCAAGGGCCGACATGTGCGCATCGGCCAGGGCGCGGCGCGGCATGCTGAACAGGTCAAGCTGGGCAAGTGGGCGCCACTGGGCCAAGTGTATTGCCTGGCGCTGGCGATCATTGGCAGCGGCATTCCGCTGGGGATGCTCGGGTATTGGCTGGCGGTGGGTTCGTCGGCGGCCTTTCCCGTGGCCGAGATCGGTGAGGCACTGCTGTCTTCACTGGCTCTATCGCTGGGCGGCGCAGCCCTTTGCCTGGCGTTGGCCGTGCCTGTGGGGCTTCTGGTGGTGCGCTACAAAGGCCAGCTGGCGATCTGGGCCGAGCGCCTGCCGTACCTGCTGCATGCTCTGCCCGGCCTGGTGATCGCACTGACGCTGGTGTATTTCGCCCTGCATTACGTGCCGGCGCTTTACCAGACGTCTGCGCTGCTTTTGATCGCCTATGCGCTGCTGTTCCTGCCACTGGCGCAGGCGCCGATTCGCACGGCCCTGAACAAGGCTGCACCGCAGCTGGAAGAAGCTGCGCGCACACTGGGCGCGTCGTCGTTCAGCGCGTTTTGTCGGGTGACTTTGCCGATTATTTTCCCGGCTTTGGGCGCGGCGTTTGCGCTGGTGTTTCTGGATGCGATGAAGGAATTGACGGCGACATTGCTGCTCAGTCCGACGGGGCTGAACACCTTGGCCACCGCCGTGTGGGCGCATACCTCGAATGTGGAGTTTGCGGCAGCGGCGCCGTATGCGGCGCTGCTGATTCTGGTGTCGGGGTTGCCGGTGTATTTGCTCACGACTCGGATGTATCTGAGCCGCTGA
- a CDS encoding iron ABC transporter substrate-binding protein produces MMIRDTRLKTSLLRGLTITLLGLSLLSPAAYSADKVSLTLYNGQHKEVGDELAKAFEAKTGIHVNVRKGSSNQLASQVVEEGDRSPADVIYTEESPPLNKLGEQGLLAKIDASTLDVLPKDYVGSNGDWMGVTARTRVVAFNPKLIAEKDLPKSVLDFASPEWQGKVGFVPTSGAFQEQAVAIIKLHGREAAEEWLTGLRAFGKVYSNNMVALKAVENGEVATVLVNNYYWFALKKEKTNLDSQLHYFTNGDAGGLITVSSAAALKSSKHPKEAQQLLAFMASEEGQRVITNTSAEYPLRKGMESSRGLKPFSELQPPKVTPADLGNAEEALDLERDVGLN; encoded by the coding sequence ATGATGATCCGCGATACCCGTCTCAAGACATCCCTTCTGCGTGGCCTGACCATCACTCTGCTCGGCCTGAGCCTGCTCTCGCCCGCCGCCTATTCCGCCGACAAGGTCTCACTGACCCTGTACAACGGCCAACACAAAGAAGTCGGCGATGAACTCGCCAAAGCCTTCGAAGCCAAGACCGGCATTCACGTCAACGTGCGCAAAGGCAGCAGCAACCAGCTGGCCAGCCAAGTCGTCGAAGAAGGCGACCGCTCCCCCGCCGACGTGATCTACACCGAAGAATCGCCGCCGCTGAACAAACTCGGCGAACAAGGCCTGCTCGCCAAGATCGACGCCAGCACCCTCGACGTATTGCCCAAAGACTATGTCGGCAGCAACGGCGACTGGATGGGCGTGACCGCACGCACCCGCGTCGTGGCATTCAACCCGAAGCTGATCGCTGAAAAAGACCTGCCCAAATCGGTGCTGGATTTCGCCAGCCCCGAGTGGCAAGGCAAAGTCGGCTTCGTACCCACCAGCGGCGCATTCCAGGAACAAGCCGTGGCGATCATCAAGCTGCACGGTCGCGAAGCCGCTGAAGAATGGCTGACCGGCCTGCGCGCTTTCGGCAAGGTCTACAGCAACAACATGGTTGCGCTCAAAGCCGTGGAAAACGGCGAAGTCGCCACGGTGCTGGTGAACAACTACTACTGGTTTGCCCTGAAGAAAGAAAAAACCAACCTGGATTCGCAACTGCATTACTTCACCAATGGTGATGCCGGCGGCCTGATCACCGTGTCGTCCGCTGCCGCGCTGAAATCCAGCAAGCACCCTAAAGAAGCCCAGCAGTTGCTGGCCTTTATGGCCAGCGAAGAAGGCCAGCGCGTGATCACCAACACCTCGGCCGAATACCCGCTGCGCAAGGGCATGGAATCGAGCCGTGGCCTCAAGCCTTTCAGCGAGCTGCAACCGCCGAAAGTCACGCCTGCGGACCTTGGCAATGCCGAAGAAGCCCTGGACCTGGAACGTGACGTTGGCTTGAACTGA
- the rnr gene encoding ribonuclease R, protein MADWQSLDPEAAREAEKYENPIPSRELILAHLADRGSPASREQLVEEFGLTTEDQLEALRRRLRAMERDAQLIYTRRGTYAPVDKLDLILGRIAGHRDGFGFLIPDDGSDDLFMSPAQMRLVFDGDRALARVSGLDRRGRREGVIVEVVSRAHESIVGRYFEEGGIGFVVPDNPKVQQEVLITPGRNGAAKVGQFVEVKITHWPTARFQPQGDIVEVVGNYMAPGMEIDVALRTYDIPHVWPEAVLKEAAKLKPEVEEKDKEKRIDLRHLPFVTIDGEDARDFDDAVYCEAKPGKLRLFSGGWKLFVAIADVSSYVKIGSALDNEAQVRGNSVYFPERVIPMLPEQLSNGLCSLNPKVDRLAMVCEMTISKTGEMTDYQFYEAVIHSQARLTYNKVSTILETPKTSEAKALRTEYAGVVPHLKQLYSLYKVLLGARHVRGAIDFETQETRIVFGSERKIAAIIPTTRNDAHKLIEECMLAANVATAEFLKKHEIPALYRVHDGPPPERLEKLRAFLGELGLSLHKGKDGPTPKDYQALLASIKDRPDYHVIQTVMLRSLSQAVYSADNQGHFGLNYEAYTHFTSPIRRYPDLLTHRAIRSVIHSKQNTPHVKRAGAMTIPKARIYPYDEAALEQLGEQCSMSERRADEATRDVVNWLKCEFMKDRVGETFPGVITAVTGFGLFVELTDIYVEGLVHVTALPGDYYHFDPVHHRLAGERTGRSFRLGDTVEVQVMRVDLDERKIDFGMPDKPAEPTGRKKRGGETAAPAAKGKGAPAKAAVAEPAPAKAGRRSSAKEKAPEAYRPSDAAAKNAELRRSRELKQQLLNEAKSGGKAASGGKSREAEKPSSKPSKHRKGPPKAGSAPAKNGGSRKPKAKS, encoded by the coding sequence ATGGCCGATTGGCAGTCCCTCGATCCCGAGGCCGCTCGTGAAGCGGAAAAATATGAAAACCCTATTCCTAGCCGCGAACTGATCCTGGCGCACCTCGCCGATCGGGGTTCGCCTGCTAGCCGCGAGCAGCTGGTTGAAGAATTCGGTCTGACCACCGAAGACCAGCTCGAAGCCCTGCGCCGCCGTTTGCGTGCCATGGAGCGCGATGCTCAACTGATCTACACCCGCCGTGGCACTTACGCGCCTGTGGATAAGCTCGACCTGATCCTTGGCCGCATCGCCGGTCACCGTGATGGCTTCGGCTTCCTGATCCCGGATGACGGCAGCGACGACCTGTTCATGAGCCCTGCGCAAATGCGCCTGGTGTTCGATGGCGACCGTGCCCTGGCGCGGGTTTCCGGCCTTGACCGTCGTGGTCGCCGTGAAGGTGTGATCGTCGAAGTGGTGTCGCGTGCCCACGAGTCCATCGTTGGCCGCTACTTCGAAGAAGGCGGTATTGGCTTTGTTGTGCCGGATAACCCGAAGGTCCAGCAGGAAGTGCTGATCACCCCGGGCCGCAATGGCGCTGCCAAGGTCGGCCAGTTCGTCGAGGTGAAAATCACCCACTGGCCTACTGCGCGCTTCCAGCCGCAAGGCGATATCGTTGAAGTGGTCGGCAACTACATGGCGCCGGGCATGGAAATCGACGTTGCGCTGCGCACCTACGATATTCCTCACGTCTGGCCTGAGGCTGTGCTTAAAGAAGCCGCCAAGCTCAAGCCGGAAGTGGAAGAGAAAGACAAAGAAAAACGCATCGACCTGCGCCATCTGCCGTTTGTCACCATTGACGGCGAAGATGCCCGCGACTTCGACGATGCGGTTTACTGCGAAGCCAAGCCTGGCAAGCTGCGCCTGTTCTCCGGCGGCTGGAAGTTGTTCGTCGCGATTGCCGACGTGTCCAGCTACGTGAAGATTGGTTCGGCCCTGGATAACGAAGCTCAGGTGCGCGGCAACTCCGTGTACTTCCCTGAGCGCGTGATTCCGATGCTGCCTGAGCAGCTGTCCAACGGCCTGTGCTCCCTGAACCCGAAAGTCGACCGTTTGGCCATGGTGTGCGAGATGACCATCTCGAAAACCGGCGAAATGACCGACTACCAGTTCTACGAAGCGGTGATCCACTCCCAGGCACGTCTGACTTACAACAAGGTCAGCACCATCCTGGAAACGCCGAAGACCAGCGAAGCCAAAGCCCTGCGTACCGAATACGCTGGCGTGGTGCCGCACCTCAAGCAGCTGTATTCGCTGTACAAGGTGCTGCTGGGCGCACGTCACGTGCGTGGCGCGATCGATTTTGAAACCCAGGAAACCCGGATTGTCTTCGGTTCCGAGCGCAAGATCGCCGCAATCATCCCGACCACCCGTAACGATGCGCACAAGCTGATCGAGGAATGCATGCTGGCGGCCAACGTGGCCACTGCAGAGTTCCTCAAAAAGCACGAGATTCCTGCGTTGTACCGCGTGCACGACGGCCCGCCGCCGGAGCGTCTGGAGAAGCTGCGCGCGTTCCTCGGTGAGCTCGGCCTGTCCCTGCACAAAGGCAAGGACGGCCCGACGCCGAAGGATTACCAGGCACTGCTCGCAAGCATCAAGGACCGTCCGGATTACCACGTGATCCAGACCGTGATGCTGCGCTCCCTGAGCCAGGCGGTGTACAGCGCCGATAACCAGGGCCACTTCGGCCTGAATTACGAGGCGTACACCCACTTCACCTCGCCGATTCGTCGTTACCCGGACCTGCTCACGCACCGGGCGATCCGCAGCGTGATCCATTCCAAGCAGAACACCCCGCACGTCAAGCGCGCCGGTGCCATGACCATTCCGAAAGCGCGGATCTATCCGTACGACGAAGCGGCCCTGGAACAGCTGGGCGAGCAGTGCTCCATGAGCGAGCGCCGCGCCGACGAAGCCACCCGCGACGTAGTGAACTGGCTCAAGTGCGAGTTCATGAAAGACCGCGTGGGCGAGACGTTCCCAGGTGTAATCACCGCCGTGACCGGCTTTGGCCTGTTTGTCGAGCTGACGGATATCTACGTCGAAGGCCTGGTGCACGTCACCGCCTTGCCGGGCGACTACTACCACTTCGACCCTGTGCATCACCGCCTGGCGGGCGAGCGCACTGGTCGCAGCTTCCGTTTGGGCGACACGGTGGAAGTGCAGGTCATGCGCGTCGACCTCGACGAGCGCAAGATCGACTTCGGCATGCCTGATAAACCCGCCGAACCGACTGGCCGTAAAAAACGTGGCGGCGAAACCGCAGCGCCGGCCGCCAAAGGCAAAGGTGCTCCTGCGAAAGCAGCGGTCGCCGAGCCAGCGCCCGCCAAGGCGGGTCGTCGTTCGTCGGCCAAGGAAAAGGCGCCTGAAGCCTACCGCCCAAGCGATGCAGCGGCGAAAAACGCCGAGCTGCGCCGCAGCCGCGAGTTGAAGCAGCAGTTGCTCAACGAAGCCAAAAGCGGTGGTAAAGCGGCGTCTGGGGGAAAGTCCCGCGAGGCGGAAAAGCCGTCGAGCAAACCGAGTAAACACCGTAAAGGCCCGCCAAAAGCGGGTTCGGCTCCCGCGAAAAACGGCGGGTCGCGCAAACCTAAGGCCAAGTCATGA
- the rlmB gene encoding 23S rRNA (guanosine(2251)-2'-O)-methyltransferase RlmB, producing the protein MSLEKIYGVHAVEALLRHHPKRVKQVWLAEGRSEPRVQALVELATQNKVAIGQAERREMDVWVEGVHQGVVADVSPSQVWGEAMLDELLDRTEGAPLLLVLDGVTDPHNLGACLRSADAAGALAVIVPKDKSATLTPVVRKVACGAAEVIPLVAVTNLARTLEKLQQRGLWVVGTAGEAEVSIYDQDLTGPTILIMGAEGKGMRRLTREHCDYLVHLPMAGSVSSLNVSVATGVCLFEAQRQRGAKAKAKK; encoded by the coding sequence ATGAGTCTGGAAAAAATCTACGGCGTTCACGCCGTAGAAGCACTGCTGCGTCATCACCCCAAGCGCGTCAAGCAGGTGTGGTTGGCCGAAGGCCGTAGCGAGCCACGCGTTCAAGCGCTGGTCGAGTTGGCCACCCAAAACAAGGTTGCCATCGGCCAGGCCGAGCGCCGCGAAATGGACGTGTGGGTAGAAGGCGTTCACCAGGGCGTGGTGGCGGACGTGAGCCCGAGCCAGGTCTGGGGCGAGGCGATGCTCGACGAGTTGCTCGATCGCACCGAAGGCGCGCCGTTGCTGCTGGTGCTGGACGGCGTGACCGACCCGCACAACCTGGGCGCCTGCCTGCGTTCGGCGGATGCTGCCGGCGCGCTGGCGGTGATTGTGCCCAAAGACAAGTCGGCCACCCTGACGCCCGTCGTGCGTAAAGTGGCGTGCGGCGCGGCGGAAGTGATTCCGCTGGTCGCCGTGACCAACCTGGCGCGCACTCTGGAGAAACTCCAGCAGCGCGGCCTGTGGGTCGTGGGTACGGCAGGCGAGGCTGAGGTCAGCATTTATGACCAGGACCTCACCGGCCCGACCATCCTGATCATGGGCGCCGAAGGCAAAGGCATGCGTCGCCTGACCCGTGAGCATTGTGATTACCTGGTGCACTTGCCGATGGCCGGTAGCGTCAGCAGTCTCAACGTGTCGGTTGCCACTGGCGTCTGCCTGTTTGAGGCCCAGCGCCAGCGTGGCGCCAAGGCCAAAGCCAAGAAATAA
- the rpsF gene encoding 30S ribosomal protein S6, protein MRHYEIIFLVHPDQSEQVGGMVERYTKLIEEDGGKIHRLEDWGRRQLAYAINNVHKAHYVMLNVECTGKALAELEDNFRYNDAVIRNLVIRREEAVTGQSEMLKAEENRSERRERRDRPEHEGAESADSDDSDNSDNADE, encoded by the coding sequence ATGCGTCATTACGAAATCATCTTTTTGGTCCACCCGGATCAAAGCGAGCAAGTCGGCGGCATGGTTGAGCGTTACACCAAGCTGATCGAAGAAGACGGCGGCAAAATCCACCGTCTGGAAGATTGGGGCCGTCGTCAACTGGCCTACGCAATCAACAATGTTCACAAGGCTCACTACGTGATGCTGAACGTTGAGTGCACTGGCAAGGCCCTGGCCGAGCTGGAAGACAACTTCCGCTACAACGATGCAGTGATCCGTAACCTGGTCATCCGTCGCGAAGAAGCCGTTACCGGCCAATCCGAGATGCTCAAGGCTGAAGAAAACCGCAGTGAGCGCCGTGAGCGTCGCGACCGTCCTGAGCACGAAGGCGCTGAAAGCGCTGATAGTGATGACAGCGACAACAGCGATAACGCTGACGAGTAA